The proteins below come from a single Leptolyngbyaceae cyanobacterium genomic window:
- a CDS encoding methyl-accepting chemotaxis protein — MLKKWKLGKQLFLGYSVPIFLFVSLAWIVYGSANQLSGVFRQVALSQKIVESANNMSLSSSRLVVAARGYLLSKNPLYLNQYQNELIMFEQAAKNAGELVDNPNQRQRLAEMVSFQRSYQQYTDKLIGLLRSGKTDQALANFRSGQGQAFVENFKQKSIEFNTNEKEILNKATDEAKNLLSYLIAAVAIGAFLCLGFSLLAAYWISSGITKTINQATSAIATSSTEIATTVEEQERTASQQAASVNQTTTTMDELGASSQQAASQAEAALSAAQQALALAASGTEAVQENLAGMSGLKERVGAIALEISHLSEQTNQIANISSLVSDLANQTNMLALNAAVEAVRAGEDGKGFGVVAAEIRKLADRSKRSAEKISFLVADIQTAIDSTVTVTERGTKTVELNVKIAGKTAEAFSGVTEAINKVLLNNQQISLSAKQQAIAIQQVVDAMNSLNHAAAQTASGIGQTRIGTQKLNDAAQSLKQVI; from the coding sequence GTGTTAAAAAAATGGAAATTAGGGAAGCAACTATTTTTAGGCTATTCAGTACCGATTTTTCTATTTGTTAGTTTGGCTTGGATAGTTTACGGAAGTGCTAATCAGCTATCTGGAGTATTTCGGCAAGTAGCGCTAAGCCAAAAAATAGTTGAATCGGCTAATAATATGTCTTTGAGTTCCAGTAGATTGGTAGTAGCTGCCAGAGGATATCTTTTATCAAAGAATCCGCTTTATTTAAACCAGTATCAAAATGAATTAATTATGTTCGAGCAAGCTGCTAAAAATGCTGGGGAATTGGTTGATAATCCCAATCAAAGACAGCGCCTTGCAGAAATGGTTAGTTTTCAACGCTCGTATCAGCAATATACCGATAAATTAATCGGTTTATTGCGATCGGGTAAAACAGACCAAGCACTAGCTAATTTTCGCTCTGGACAAGGCCAAGCTTTTGTCGAAAATTTCAAACAAAAAAGTATTGAATTTAATACGAATGAAAAAGAAATTCTTAACAAAGCTACCGACGAAGCTAAAAACTTACTCAGTTATTTAATTGCTGCCGTTGCGATCGGTGCGTTCTTATGTTTGGGGTTTTCTCTCCTAGCGGCTTATTGGATTTCTTCAGGGATTACAAAGACAATAAATCAGGCAACTAGCGCGATCGCAACTTCTTCTACCGAAATAGCTACCACCGTCGAGGAACAAGAGCGCACGGCTTCTCAGCAAGCTGCCTCTGTCAATCAAACCACTACCACGATGGATGAGTTAGGAGCATCTTCCCAACAAGCAGCTTCTCAAGCGGAGGCTGCTTTATCTGCTGCTCAACAAGCATTAGCCTTAGCTGCTTCCGGTACCGAAGCAGTGCAAGAAAACTTGGCAGGAATGTCAGGGCTCAAAGAAAGAGTTGGTGCGATCGCTTTAGAAATTTCTCATTTGAGCGAACAAACCAACCAAATTGCCAACATTTCCAGCTTAGTCAGCGATTTAGCCAACCAAACCAATATGTTAGCCCTTAACGCCGCCGTAGAAGCAGTGAGGGCGGGAGAAGATGGTAAAGGTTTTGGCGTGGTAGCCGCAGAGATTCGCAAACTTGCCGATCGCAGCAAGCGATCGGCAGAAAAAATTAGCTTTCTAGTCGCCGATATTCAAACCGCGATCGATTCTACCGTCACCGTCACGGAGCGAGGTACTAAAACCGTAGAATTAAACGTCAAAATAGCCGGAAAAACCGCCGAAGCATTTTCAGGAGTCACGGAAGCAATTAACAAAGTTTTATTAAATAACCAACAAATTTCTCTGAGTGCCAAACAGCAAGCAATTGCCATTCAGCAAGTAGTTGATGCCATGAATTCCCTCAATCACGCAGCAGCCCAAACAGCTAGCGGAATCGGTCAAACTCGGATCGGTACGCAAAAACTTAACGATGCAGCCCAAAGCCTAAAACAAGTTATTTAG
- a CDS encoding hybrid sensor histidine kinase/response regulator has protein sequence MLEDQELRDIFKIASEDHLQKLEEGLLYLEKTPDDQAKLEELLREAHSLKGDAGMLGIKDIATLAHQMEHILGAIKRGETQFTSVVSDRLYQGLDAIRQLVKEAVTGETPAVNAFYVLAYMMGAENTASQTAPENQPQESKETVNEENIQPEEKFHTTESPRSIDIVPLEIQPLSPSKDTTDVPVLEAVTTQVEEPQNIASPLEPLNPSTPQFLTSSPAQPLAPASSRFAIESVRVETRHLDSLMTQAGELTVTKTRIAHRLIQIEEIVNLCEEWSRENSINRFLSEEMMPRVGAFKSSDKNHDLSLQISEQNHGNGFHQWQIIQSRIQERLELVNSLVNRLRNAIYEDNARLEIVADELSDGIRTLRLLPLSTIFNLFPRMVRDLSKQENKQVNLIIEGGETKADKRIIEEMKDPLMHMIRNCVDHGIETPEERQKIGKYPQAKIEIKAKQTATNVIIEVRDDGRGLDIQRIKQTALKRGICREEELANMTPNQIQYLIFEPGFSTRTFVTEVSGRGVGLDVVRTNVELLKGTVQVDSEPGKGCTIRLQLPTTLATAHVLIVAVMEMNYAIPVEFVQMARFVSPDEIFTIEGRDTIVLDNQPISVTQLADLLELSPANTYSSLINSNSNDRGISTTKHIPCIILKVGDERLGLLVDDLVDEQDVMLKPQSQLLKRIRNVAGATILGNGEVCMVLNPQDLIKSVRKRNVSIIPKSIPQAANHKQVILLVEDSISTRTQEKRILESAGYEVVTAVDGVDGFNKLKSRSFDAVVSDVQMPNMDGLSLTSKIRQHKEYSEIPIILVTSLASEEDKKRGAEAGANAYITKGNFNQEVLLDTLRRLV, from the coding sequence ATGCTGGAAGATCAAGAACTTAGAGATATTTTCAAGATAGCAAGTGAAGACCATTTACAGAAACTTGAAGAAGGTTTGCTGTATTTAGAAAAAACCCCGGATGACCAAGCAAAATTAGAAGAATTATTACGAGAAGCCCACAGCCTGAAAGGGGATGCAGGGATGTTAGGCATTAAAGATATCGCCACCCTAGCCCATCAAATGGAGCATATTTTAGGGGCGATCAAACGGGGAGAAACTCAATTTACCTCAGTCGTTAGCGATCGCCTATATCAAGGATTAGACGCCATCCGCCAGCTAGTCAAAGAAGCAGTCACCGGTGAAACCCCAGCCGTTAACGCTTTTTACGTATTGGCGTACATGATGGGAGCAGAAAACACCGCATCCCAAACCGCTCCAGAAAACCAACCTCAGGAAAGCAAAGAAACCGTCAACGAGGAGAACATTCAACCAGAAGAAAAATTTCACACCACCGAATCACCCCGTTCGATCGACATCGTACCCTTAGAAATCCAACCATTGTCCCCATCCAAGGACACAACAGACGTACCAGTACTCGAAGCCGTCACCACTCAAGTAGAGGAACCGCAAAACATTGCGTCACCCCTTGAGCCCCTCAACCCCTCAACCCCTCAATTCCTCACCTCCTCACCCGCGCAGCCACTCGCCCCCGCATCTTCCCGTTTCGCCATTGAAAGCGTGCGCGTAGAAACCCGTCATTTAGATTCCTTAATGACTCAAGCTGGCGAACTAACCGTCACCAAAACCCGCATCGCTCACCGACTGATCCAAATTGAAGAAATAGTTAACTTGTGCGAAGAATGGAGTCGAGAAAACAGCATCAATCGCTTTCTTTCAGAAGAAATGATGCCAAGAGTAGGTGCTTTTAAAAGTTCCGATAAAAATCATGATTTATCTTTACAAATATCAGAACAAAATCACGGCAACGGCTTCCATCAATGGCAAATTATCCAAAGTCGAATTCAAGAACGTTTAGAACTAGTAAATTCACTGGTAAATCGCTTGAGAAACGCCATTTACGAAGACAACGCCAGACTGGAAATAGTTGCTGATGAATTATCAGATGGCATTCGGACTCTGCGCCTGCTTCCACTTTCTACTATTTTTAATTTGTTTCCCCGCATGGTAAGAGACCTTAGCAAACAAGAAAACAAACAAGTCAATTTAATAATTGAAGGAGGAGAAACCAAAGCAGACAAACGTATTATCGAAGAAATGAAAGACCCCCTGATGCACATGATTCGTAATTGCGTAGATCATGGCATCGAAACACCTGAGGAACGGCAAAAAATTGGTAAATATCCCCAAGCAAAAATTGAAATAAAAGCCAAACAAACCGCTACCAACGTAATTATAGAAGTCAGGGATGACGGGCGGGGATTAGATATTCAACGCATCAAACAAACAGCGCTCAAACGGGGTATTTGCCGAGAAGAAGAATTAGCCAACATGACCCCAAATCAAATTCAGTATCTCATCTTTGAGCCGGGATTTTCTACTCGTACATTTGTGACCGAAGTATCTGGTAGAGGCGTTGGGTTGGACGTAGTACGCACTAACGTCGAACTACTCAAAGGCACTGTTCAAGTAGACTCCGAACCGGGAAAAGGATGCACCATTCGGCTGCAATTACCCACAACTTTAGCTACTGCCCACGTCTTAATCGTCGCAGTGATGGAAATGAACTATGCCATTCCGGTAGAATTCGTGCAAATGGCTCGTTTTGTTTCGCCAGATGAAATTTTTACGATCGAAGGTAGAGATACGATCGTTTTAGATAATCAGCCAATTTCCGTTACCCAATTAGCTGATTTGTTGGAATTATCACCAGCCAACACTTATTCATCATTAATTAATAGCAATTCAAATGACCGAGGAATTTCGACAACTAAGCATATACCCTGCATTATTTTAAAAGTAGGAGACGAACGTCTTGGTCTACTCGTTGATGACTTAGTAGACGAACAGGATGTCATGCTCAAACCCCAAAGTCAGTTGCTTAAACGGATACGTAATGTGGCGGGTGCAACCATCCTTGGTAATGGAGAAGTGTGCATGGTTTTAAATCCCCAAGATTTGATCAAATCAGTGCGGAAGCGCAACGTATCCATCATACCTAAATCAATACCCCAAGCAGCCAATCACAAACAAGTAATTTTGTTAGTAGAAGATTCTATTTCTACTCGGACTCAAGAAAAGCGCATTTTGGAAAGTGCTGGTTATGAAGTCGTGACCGCAGTAGACGGTGTAGATGGCTTTAATAAATTGAAATCTCGCTCTTTTGATGCAGTAGTTTCTGATGTTCAAATGCCTAATATGGATGGATTATCACTGACTAGCAAAATTCGCCAACATAAAGAATATAGCGAGATACCAATTATTTTAGTTACGTCTTTAGCTAGCGAAGAAGATAAGAAAAGAGGTGCAGAAGCGGGTGCAAATGCTTACATTACTAAAGGTAACTTTAATCAAGAAGTTTTGCTCGATACTTTGAGGAGACTTGTTTAA